A section of the Methanococcus vannielii SB genome encodes:
- a CDS encoding RsmD family RNA methyltransferase, with translation MISRREVIEKLNHYRPCNDCNTPIFKNKPLNELELVNRKRKCVCGKVQIDDVMIDILNVMMDFGEIEKNTDSICLKDAGTPLIEIGYPLKYLPSLLENELIIMNNVSRKCAEEIIKIPEVKGVISKQSRDNFEISDNSNEVNELLAGNDFRCDVFILKSISNCVMVCKNQSKVHIEFPRLFNPKIAKVDSLNLKEKVVLDGFCGSGTLGMAALKKGAEKVIFSDINKNALDDVIYNLKLNFGDDVFDKVEIIHSDFLELDVTCDVCFIDLFPHMNAINFIEKAKKISKQVVII, from the coding sequence GTGATATCAAGAAGAGAAGTTATTGAAAAATTAAACCACTATAGGCCATGTAATGACTGCAATACTCCAATTTTTAAAAATAAGCCACTAAACGAATTGGAATTAGTCAACCGAAAAAGAAAATGTGTATGTGGAAAAGTCCAAATTGATGATGTAATGATTGATATTTTAAACGTAATGATGGATTTTGGGGAAATTGAAAAAAATACTGATAGTATTTGTTTAAAAGATGCAGGAACTCCGCTTATTGAAATTGGTTATCCTTTAAAATACCTTCCATCGCTTTTAGAAAATGAACTAATTATCATGAATAATGTCTCAAGAAAATGTGCAGAAGAAATTATAAAAATACCTGAAGTTAAAGGCGTTATTTCAAAACAATCAAGAGATAATTTCGAAATTTCAGACAATTCTAACGAGGTAAACGAACTATTAGCTGGAAATGACTTTAGATGTGATGTATTTATCTTGAAATCCATTTCAAACTGTGTAATGGTATGTAAAAACCAGTCAAAAGTCCATATTGAATTTCCAAGGCTATTTAACCCGAAAATTGCAAAAGTTGACAGTTTAAATTTGAAGGAAAAGGTTGTACTCGATGGTTTTTGTGGTTCTGGAACTCTTGGAATGGCAGCATTAAAAAAAGGTGCAGAAAAGGTAATTTTTTCAGATATTAACAAAAATGCGTTAGACGATGTTATATATAATTTGAAATTAAACTTTGGTGATGATGTGTTTGATAAAGTTGAAATTATACATTCAGATTTTTTAGAACTGGATGTTACTTGTGACGTGTGTTTTATCGACCTTTTTCCACACATGAACGCCATAAATTTCATTGAAAAGGCAAAAAAAATCTCTAAACAAGTAGTAATTATATAA
- the rsmA gene encoding 16S rRNA (adenine(1518)-N(6)/adenine(1519)-N(6))-dimethyltransferase RsmA, with protein MKQSKKLGQCFLKDKNFVKKAIKSADITENDIVLEVGLGEGALTKELAKLAKFVYVIELDMRLEPFANQIMSEFKNVKVIWNDALKVDLKELGFNKIVANLPYQISSPITFKFLENDFDVAVLMYQYEFAKRMIGKPDTDEYSRLSVSIQYNSDVEFICKVPPTAFSPKPDVNSAIVKLTKREPLFHIENEEFFRNVLNAIFQHRNRTVKRALIDSSHEMNIERERLKEILENIKLDFDFSERVFKLAPEKIGELSNILYLNIISKK; from the coding sequence ATGAAGCAATCTAAAAAATTAGGGCAGTGTTTTTTAAAAGATAAAAATTTTGTTAAAAAAGCGATTAAAAGTGCGGATATAACTGAAAACGATATTGTTTTAGAAGTAGGTCTTGGAGAAGGGGCTCTTACAAAAGAACTTGCTAAACTAGCAAAATTTGTATACGTAATTGAATTGGATATGCGACTTGAACCTTTTGCAAACCAGATAATGTCTGAATTTAAAAATGTTAAAGTAATTTGGAATGATGCTCTAAAAGTTGATTTAAAAGAACTTGGATTTAATAAAATCGTTGCAAATCTACCATATCAAATTTCTTCGCCAATAACTTTTAAGTTTTTAGAAAATGACTTTGACGTTGCAGTTTTAATGTATCAGTACGAATTTGCGAAAAGAATGATTGGAAAACCCGATACAGATGAATATAGTAGATTAAGTGTTTCTATACAGTATAACTCCGATGTTGAATTTATTTGTAAGGTTCCACCCACTGCTTTTTCACCAAAACCGGACGTAAATTCTGCAATTGTAAAACTAACTAAGCGGGAACCTTTATTCCATATTGAAAATGAAGAATTTTTTAGAAACGTTTTAAATGCAATATTCCAGCATAGAAATAGAACTGTAAAACGTGCTTTAATTGATTCAAGTCATGAAATGAATATTGAACGAGAACGTTTAAAAGAAATTTTAGAAAACATTAAACTTGATTTTGACTTTTCAGAGCGGGTTTTTAAATTAGCGCCTGAAAAAATTGGGGAATTAAGCAATATATTGTACCTGAATATAATTTCAAAAAAATAA